A window of Acidobacteriota bacterium contains these coding sequences:
- a CDS encoding VOC family protein translates to MPAAKPIPDGYHSLTPYLIVAGAAAAVAFYQKAFGATERLRMNKPDGRIGHAEIQIGDSVVMLADEHPEISAFGPGHYGGASVSFVIYVADCDALYRRALAAGATSEREPTDQPYGDRMAGVRDSFGYTWWLATHIKDVPAEELAKMG, encoded by the coding sequence ATGCCCGCCGCCAAGCCGATTCCCGACGGCTACCACAGCCTCACGCCCTACCTTATCGTCGCCGGCGCTGCCGCCGCCGTCGCGTTTTACCAAAAGGCCTTCGGCGCCACCGAGCGCCTGCGCATGAACAAGCCTGACGGCCGCATTGGCCACGCCGAAATCCAGATCGGCGATTCAGTCGTGATGCTGGCCGACGAGCACCCCGAAATCAGCGCCTTCGGCCCCGGCCACTATGGCGGCGCCTCCGTCAGCTTCGTCATCTACGTCGCCGACTGCGACGCCCTCTACCGCCGCGCCCTCGCCGCCGGCGCCACCAGCGAGCGTGAGCCCACCGATCAGCCGTACGGCGACCGCATGGCCGGTGTGCGCGACTCCTTCGGCTACACCTGGTGGCTCGCCACCCACATCAAAGACGTGCCCGCCGAAGAACTCGCCAAAATGGGCTAG